A genome region from Aggregicoccus sp. 17bor-14 includes the following:
- a CDS encoding bifunctional 2-polyprenyl-6-hydroxyphenol methylase/3-demethylubiquinol 3-O-methyltransferase UbiG produces MLVVKHPKIEVERLLERVREVVRRSEQAGERPVPLTPIERPSLTVVDHALKQAERVWAVGLELPPMHRVSGVARKVVTPAARMALRVAQLITRDQRSFNENVLGALRGLRDAVQQQGGSLRPLVEQEVAAHKGALDDRLAEQGRALQQVVEALDGRVRELSAAQERQRAEVLAAVDRLRTSVSLQQNRLSVLLEEARKRMPGALDEQQLKVLADAGAQMADGLYISFEDRFRGTREDIKERSRPYLDLVKAAGAGAKERPVIDLGCGRGEWLELLRENGLAARGLDMNQVAVEQCRALGLDVTQGDLFGFLETLPDESCGALSAIHVIEHLSHEEQLRLFDEALRVLRPGGVVILETPNPENVLVGANTFYMDPTHRRPLHPQTMSFLAEARGLVRVQALPLHPMDKKFHATGESAQLADTLNAILCGPQDYAIVGYRA; encoded by the coding sequence ATGCTGGTCGTGAAGCATCCGAAGATCGAGGTGGAGCGGCTGCTGGAGCGCGTGCGCGAGGTGGTGCGCCGCTCGGAGCAGGCCGGGGAGCGCCCGGTGCCGCTCACGCCGATCGAGCGCCCCTCGCTCACGGTGGTGGACCACGCGCTGAAGCAGGCGGAGCGGGTGTGGGCGGTGGGCCTGGAGCTGCCGCCCATGCACCGCGTCTCGGGCGTGGCGCGCAAGGTGGTGACGCCGGCGGCGCGGATGGCCCTGCGCGTGGCGCAGCTCATCACCCGCGACCAGCGCTCCTTCAACGAGAACGTGCTCGGGGCGCTGCGCGGCCTGCGCGATGCGGTGCAGCAGCAGGGTGGCTCGCTGCGGCCGCTGGTGGAGCAGGAGGTGGCGGCGCACAAGGGCGCGCTGGACGACCGGCTCGCGGAGCAGGGGCGGGCGCTGCAGCAGGTGGTGGAGGCGCTGGACGGGCGGGTGCGCGAGCTCTCCGCGGCCCAGGAGCGGCAGCGCGCGGAGGTGCTCGCCGCGGTGGATCGGCTGCGCACCAGCGTGTCGCTGCAGCAGAACCGGCTCTCGGTGCTGCTGGAGGAGGCGCGCAAGCGCATGCCGGGCGCACTGGACGAGCAGCAGCTCAAGGTGCTCGCGGACGCGGGCGCCCAGATGGCGGACGGGCTCTACATCTCCTTCGAGGACCGCTTCCGCGGCACGCGCGAGGACATCAAGGAGCGCAGCCGCCCCTACCTGGACCTGGTGAAGGCGGCCGGCGCGGGCGCGAAGGAGCGCCCCGTCATCGACCTCGGCTGCGGCCGCGGCGAGTGGCTGGAGCTGCTGCGCGAGAACGGCCTCGCGGCGCGCGGGCTGGACATGAACCAGGTGGCCGTGGAGCAGTGCCGCGCGCTGGGGCTGGACGTCACCCAGGGGGACCTCTTCGGCTTCCTCGAGACGCTGCCGGACGAGAGCTGCGGCGCGCTCTCCGCCATCCACGTCATCGAGCACCTCTCGCACGAGGAGCAGCTGCGGCTCTTCGACGAGGCGCTGCGCGTGCTGCGCCCCGGCGGGGTGGTCATCCTCGAGACGCCCAACCCGGAGAACGTGCTGGTGGGCGCGAACACCTTCTACATGGATCCCACGCACCGCCGGCCGCTGCACCCGCAGACCATGTCCTTCCTCGCCGAGGCGCGGGGGCTGGTGCGGGTGCAGGCGCTGCCGCTGCACCCCATGGACAAGAAGTTCCACGCCACGGGCGAGAGCGCCCAGCTCGCGGACACCCTCAACGCCATCCTCTGCGGCCCGCAGGACTACGCGATCGTCGGCTACCGCGCCTGA
- a CDS encoding ABC transporter ATP-binding protein: protein MSPPEFAVEVRQVTKRFKRRTVKGGYTTFKTQLVGLLSRKRRERFELQDIQVLKGVDLLVPRGKTVGVIGQNGSGKSTLLKVLTGIYAPSSGTALIHGRVSALLELGAGFHPDFSGRENIFINGVILGLTRAQIREKVDEIIAFSELGDFIDEPVRTYSSGMYMRLAFAVATFVDPDVLIIDEILSVGDEHFTRKSRAKMEEFKERGKTIVLVTHDLGTVESWCDLAAWIDGGRIAEFGDPRRVVAAYRQRVAEREVAADRAAELSPAPTLPDAGPAQAEAPADGAPAGAPAPEAHRWGNGLVRLTDVRLVDAKGEPAPVLDPEASATIELAFATDASVHDAVFGIGLFRADGLQLYGSNTLIEQVPLPKPLPASGSVRIHLERLGLLEGNYLVDVAVHAKDGTAYDYRKGALHFAVRSTQHDVGVVRPAHRWELSAPGLESRARLQAR, encoded by the coding sequence ATGTCTCCTCCCGAATTCGCCGTCGAGGTCCGCCAGGTCACCAAGCGCTTCAAGCGCCGCACGGTGAAGGGCGGCTACACCACCTTCAAGACCCAGCTGGTGGGGCTGCTCTCGCGCAAGCGCCGCGAGCGCTTCGAGCTGCAGGACATCCAGGTGCTCAAGGGCGTGGACCTGCTCGTGCCGCGCGGCAAGACCGTGGGCGTCATCGGGCAGAACGGCAGCGGCAAGAGCACGCTGCTCAAGGTGCTCACCGGCATCTACGCCCCCTCCAGCGGCACGGCGCTCATCCACGGGCGCGTTTCCGCGCTGCTCGAGCTGGGCGCCGGCTTCCACCCGGACTTCTCCGGCCGCGAGAACATCTTCATCAACGGCGTCATCCTCGGGCTCACCCGCGCGCAGATCCGCGAGAAGGTGGACGAGATCATCGCCTTCTCCGAGCTGGGCGACTTCATCGACGAGCCGGTGCGCACCTACAGCAGCGGCATGTACATGCGGCTCGCCTTCGCAGTGGCCACCTTCGTGGACCCGGACGTGCTCATCATCGACGAGATCCTCTCGGTGGGTGACGAGCACTTCACCCGCAAGAGCCGCGCGAAGATGGAGGAGTTCAAGGAGCGCGGGAAGACCATCGTGCTCGTCACGCACGACCTGGGCACCGTGGAGAGCTGGTGCGACCTGGCCGCGTGGATCGACGGTGGGCGCATCGCCGAGTTCGGCGACCCGCGCCGCGTGGTGGCGGCCTACCGCCAGCGCGTGGCGGAGCGCGAGGTGGCGGCAGACCGTGCCGCGGAGCTCTCCCCTGCCCCCACCCTGCCGGACGCCGGGCCCGCCCAGGCGGAGGCCCCCGCCGACGGCGCTCCCGCCGGCGCCCCCGCGCCCGAGGCCCACCGCTGGGGCAATGGGCTGGTGCGCCTCACGGACGTGCGCCTGGTGGATGCGAAGGGCGAGCCCGCGCCGGTGCTCGACCCGGAGGCCAGCGCCACGATCGAGCTCGCCTTCGCCACGGACGCGAGCGTGCACGACGCCGTCTTCGGCATCGGCCTCTTCCGCGCGGACGGGCTGCAGCTGTACGGCAGCAACACGCTCATCGAGCAGGTGCCGCTGCCCAAGCCGCTGCCCGCCTCGGGCAGCGTGCGCATCCACCTGGAGCGCCTCGGCCTGCTCGAGGGCAACTACCTGGTGGACGTGGCCGTGCACGCCAAGGACGGCACCGCCTACGACTACCGCAAGGGCGCGCTGCACTTCGCCGTGCGCTCCACCCAGCACGACGTGGGCGTGGTACGCCCCGCCCACCGCTGGGAGCTCAGCGCGCCGGGCCTCGAGTCACGCGCCCGGCTTCAGGCGCGGTAG
- a CDS encoding ABC transporter permease: MFQNLTELYQYRVLLWSLTLRELKARYRGSVLGFLWTFLNPTLLMLVYALLFTVYMKQSLEHYTLFMFVGLLPWIWFSTSVGSGASAISDRRDLLTKVKFPPQVLPATVVLTNGINYALSLPLMVGISLLSGVRPTLHLLLLPLVALLQLLFTLGATYLVSALNVSFRDLQHVVNNLLTLAYFLTPVLYPVTNIPLEYRPLALYLNPMAGFVTAYQDLVYYHRLPDPGPLLSAGLVSVLLLVLASSFFNARREDFAELV, translated from the coding sequence ATGTTCCAGAACCTCACCGAACTCTACCAGTACCGCGTCCTGCTCTGGAGCCTGACGCTGCGCGAGCTCAAGGCCCGGTACCGCGGCTCGGTGCTCGGCTTCCTCTGGACCTTCCTCAACCCCACGCTGCTGATGCTGGTGTACGCGCTGCTCTTCACCGTCTACATGAAGCAGTCGCTCGAGCACTACACGCTGTTCATGTTCGTGGGGCTGCTGCCCTGGATCTGGTTCTCCACCTCGGTGGGCTCGGGGGCCTCGGCCATCTCGGACCGCCGCGACCTGCTGACGAAGGTGAAGTTCCCGCCGCAGGTGCTGCCCGCCACGGTGGTGCTCACCAACGGCATCAACTACGCGCTCTCGCTGCCGCTGATGGTGGGCATCTCGCTGCTCTCCGGCGTGCGCCCCACCCTGCACCTGCTGCTGCTGCCGCTGGTCGCCCTGCTGCAGCTGCTCTTCACGCTCGGCGCCACCTACCTGGTCAGCGCGCTCAACGTGAGCTTCCGCGACCTGCAGCACGTGGTGAACAACCTGCTCACGCTCGCGTACTTCCTCACACCGGTGCTCTACCCCGTGACGAACATCCCGCTCGAGTACCGGCCGCTCGCGCTCTACCTCAACCCCATGGCGGGCTTCGTCACCGCCTACCAGGATCTCGTCTACTACCACCGGCTCCCCGACCCCGGCCCCCTGCTCTCCGCGGGGCTGGTCTCGGTGTTGCTCCTCGTCCTGGCCTCCAGCTTCTTCAACGCGCGCCGCGAAGACTTTGCGGAGCTCGTCTAG
- the rfbB gene encoding dTDP-glucose 4,6-dehydratase translates to MRVLVTGGCGFIGANLVRHLRRERPGWRVVNLDCLTYAGNLESLRGLESDPGLRFVRGDIRDRALVEALLREERIDAVLHLAAETHVDRSVLGPDAFVETNVLGTQRLLEAARACGVGRFLQVSTDEVYGSLGPTGLFGEHSPLQPSSPYSASKAAADLLALAAHRTFGLDVVVTRSGNTYGPYQFPEKLIPLMVVSALRDQPLPVYGDGLQVRDWLHVEDHCAALLAVLERGRAGEVYNVGAGEERQNLALVRAILLQLGKPEQLIRHVADRPGHDRRYALDSAKLRQELGWRPRHAFDEGLRETVRWYVEHEGWWARVLDGAYRSYYETQYRGRLEAEGP, encoded by the coding sequence GTGAGGGTGCTGGTCACCGGCGGCTGCGGCTTCATCGGCGCGAACCTGGTGCGCCACCTGCGCCGCGAGCGCCCCGGCTGGCGGGTGGTGAACCTGGACTGCCTCACCTACGCGGGAAACCTGGAGAGCCTGCGCGGGCTGGAGAGCGACCCGGGCCTGCGCTTCGTGCGCGGGGACATCCGCGACCGCGCGCTCGTGGAGGCGCTGCTGCGCGAGGAGCGCATCGACGCGGTGCTCCACCTGGCGGCCGAGACGCACGTGGACCGCAGCGTGCTCGGCCCGGACGCCTTCGTGGAGACCAACGTGCTCGGCACGCAGCGGCTCCTGGAGGCGGCGCGGGCCTGCGGGGTGGGGCGCTTCCTCCAGGTGTCCACGGACGAGGTGTACGGCAGCCTCGGCCCCACCGGCCTCTTCGGCGAGCACAGCCCCCTGCAGCCCTCGAGTCCCTACTCGGCCTCGAAGGCGGCGGCGGACCTGCTCGCGCTCGCGGCGCACCGCACCTTCGGCCTCGACGTGGTCGTCACCCGCAGCGGCAACACCTACGGCCCCTACCAGTTCCCGGAGAAGCTCATCCCGCTCATGGTGGTGAGCGCGCTGAGGGACCAGCCCCTGCCCGTGTACGGCGACGGCCTGCAGGTGCGCGACTGGCTGCACGTGGAGGACCACTGCGCCGCGCTGCTCGCGGTGCTCGAGCGCGGGCGCGCGGGCGAGGTCTACAACGTGGGCGCGGGCGAGGAGCGGCAGAACCTGGCGCTGGTGCGCGCCATCCTCCTGCAGCTGGGAAAGCCGGAGCAGCTCATCCGCCACGTGGCGGACCGCCCGGGGCACGACCGCCGCTACGCGCTGGACAGCGCGAAGCTGCGCCAGGAGCTCGGCTGGCGGCCGCGCCACGCCTTCGACGAGGGGCTTCGCGAGACGGTGCGCTGGTACGTGGAGCACGAGGGCTGGTGGGCGCGCGTCCTCGACGGCGCCTACCGCAGCTACTACGAGACGCAGTACCGGGGGCGGCTCGAGGCGGAGGGCCCGTGA
- a CDS encoding SDR family oxidoreductase produces MKLLVTGANGLVGGRLCELAQRRGHQVIGLGRAARRLPGAWDYVAVDLTRAGDAAAAVARAAPDAVVHAAGMTDVDACERAPEQAHANNAQASETVARAAHAAGAHLVYVSTDYVFDGEAGPYAERARPHPRGAYATSKWEGEQRSAALAPGCAIARTAVVYGWPPAARLNFGAWLVQALSRGEPVRLFEDQQVSPSLAESVAAQLLELCEARHSGVWHTCGAQVLDRVAFGRALCAEFGFDPGLIVPVRVADVALAGPRPLRGGLSCARATAELEARPLPLAEALARFHAEWRAAR; encoded by the coding sequence GTGAAGCTGCTGGTCACCGGCGCGAACGGGCTCGTGGGCGGCCGGCTCTGCGAGCTCGCGCAGCGGCGTGGCCACCAGGTCATCGGCCTCGGGCGCGCGGCGCGCAGGCTGCCCGGCGCCTGGGACTACGTGGCGGTGGATCTCACCCGCGCCGGGGACGCGGCGGCCGCAGTGGCGCGGGCTGCTCCGGATGCGGTCGTGCACGCCGCCGGGATGACGGACGTGGACGCCTGCGAGCGCGCGCCCGAGCAGGCGCACGCGAACAACGCGCAGGCCAGCGAGACGGTCGCCCGCGCGGCGCACGCCGCCGGCGCGCACCTGGTCTACGTGTCCACCGACTACGTGTTCGACGGCGAGGCGGGCCCCTACGCGGAGCGCGCGCGCCCGCACCCGCGCGGCGCCTACGCCACGAGCAAGTGGGAGGGGGAGCAGCGCTCGGCGGCGCTCGCGCCCGGGTGCGCCATCGCTCGCACGGCGGTGGTGTACGGCTGGCCGCCCGCGGCGAGGCTCAACTTCGGCGCGTGGCTCGTGCAGGCGCTCTCGCGCGGCGAGCCCGTGCGCCTCTTCGAGGATCAGCAGGTCTCGCCCAGCCTCGCCGAGAGCGTGGCGGCGCAGCTCCTGGAGCTGTGCGAGGCGCGGCACTCCGGGGTGTGGCACACCTGCGGCGCGCAGGTGCTCGACCGCGTCGCCTTCGGCAGGGCCCTGTGCGCCGAGTTCGGCTTCGACCCCGGGCTCATCGTCCCCGTGCGGGTGGCGGACGTGGCGCTCGCCGGGCCCCGGCCCCTGCGCGGCGGGCTCTCGTGCGCACGCGCCACCGCCGAGCTCGAGGCCCGGCCCCTCCCGCTCGCCGAGGCCCTCGCGCGCTTCCACGCCGAGTGGCGCGCGGCCCGCTAG
- a CDS encoding YihY/virulence factor BrkB family protein: protein MARPGKTMGWMKFFKTLKDEWGRDRVSNTAAALTFFSVLALFPFLLFLVSLAGIIIDPKQAEQLVQQLATVAPREATDIIAQRLRDLASSDSVGLLTVGGAGALWAASGGMVALMEALNIIYGVKETRPFWKVRGIALMCTLGGALIALLAALVAVATPAIAARLGEPLGSVVLYARLPVAGLLMMLLWAALYYLLPDVEQEFKFLTFGSIVGVALWVLASYGFSKYVANFGSYDANYGALGGVIVMLMWMWISGQVILLGAEINAVLEHKSPDGKSPGQHELGEGGPAATKTELEKGGASLPGNTDFHPPRPPARKPPPPMQPPGLAAAIWAAGFGLGVVLLRRGTRA from the coding sequence ATCGCAAGGCCCGGGAAGACCATGGGTTGGATGAAGTTCTTCAAGACCCTCAAAGACGAGTGGGGGCGCGACCGCGTGAGCAACACGGCCGCCGCGCTGACCTTCTTCTCCGTGCTGGCGCTGTTCCCCTTCCTGCTCTTCCTCGTCTCGCTCGCGGGCATCATCATCGACCCGAAGCAGGCCGAGCAGTTGGTGCAGCAGCTGGCCACCGTGGCGCCCAGGGAGGCCACGGACATCATCGCGCAGCGGCTGCGCGACCTGGCGAGCAGCGACAGCGTGGGCCTGCTCACGGTGGGCGGCGCCGGCGCGCTGTGGGCGGCCTCCGGCGGCATGGTCGCGCTCATGGAGGCGCTCAACATCATCTACGGCGTGAAGGAGACGCGGCCCTTCTGGAAGGTGCGCGGCATCGCGCTGATGTGCACGCTGGGCGGTGCGCTGATCGCGCTGCTGGCGGCACTGGTGGCCGTGGCCACTCCGGCCATCGCCGCGCGGCTGGGCGAGCCGCTGGGCAGCGTGGTGCTCTACGCGCGCCTGCCGGTGGCGGGCCTGCTGATGATGCTGCTGTGGGCCGCGCTCTACTACCTGCTGCCGGACGTGGAGCAGGAGTTCAAGTTCCTCACCTTCGGGTCCATCGTGGGCGTGGCGCTGTGGGTGCTCGCCTCGTACGGCTTCAGCAAGTACGTGGCGAACTTCGGCAGCTACGACGCGAACTACGGCGCGCTGGGCGGCGTGATCGTGATGCTGATGTGGATGTGGATCTCCGGCCAGGTCATCCTGCTGGGCGCGGAGATCAACGCGGTGCTCGAGCACAAGTCGCCGGACGGCAAGAGCCCGGGCCAGCACGAGCTGGGCGAGGGCGGGCCGGCCGCGACCAAGACCGAGCTGGAGAAGGGCGGCGCCTCGCTGCCGGGCAACACCGACTTCCACCCGCCGCGGCCGCCCGCCCGCAAGCCGCCCCCGCCGATGCAGCCGCCCGGGCTCGCCGCAGCCATCTGGGCCGCGGGCTTCGGGCTGGGCGTGGTGCTGCTGCGCCGCGGGACGCGCGCCTAG
- a CDS encoding acyltransferase produces MSLPASAPQLPDAPPASAPGALTPASQGQAAPPAVAVRGGRLEFLDALRGIAAMLVAVQHSVEIVSPRYLRWSVEVWRPGEFGVVLFFLCSGFIIPASLEKYHSLKRFWVGRAFRLFPLYWACIAIIWALHAVLGRPGLYEKIVQHPLRETLVNMTMVQYLLNRPLIIGGSWTLAYEMVFYMLCSLLFLAGAHKKTVPLTFLMLCAAPAAGYLVPTLVFMKGTRTGALLATTAFTALALAGLCMWTAKQDRGTRLSIALLSGTLVALIFNRWHPGYFTFSLLATMFVGSLLYRYMKGEVSPRLAWGLFAFGLVAIFTAQFLYTPDEVQEIYAHAFHTWRPEVATFLSAHLVFAAGLALRKYAFPRVITFLGTISYSVYLMHDVVIHVVPQVGGRVTTVAVWLALTVAFSAVTYYAVEKPFQKWGHRLAQKGLAPRPREQATAAS; encoded by the coding sequence ATGTCACTTCCCGCTTCCGCCCCGCAGCTGCCCGATGCTCCGCCCGCGTCCGCCCCGGGCGCGCTCACGCCGGCCTCCCAGGGCCAGGCCGCGCCCCCGGCCGTGGCCGTGCGCGGGGGGCGACTCGAGTTCCTCGACGCGCTTCGAGGGATCGCGGCGATGCTCGTCGCCGTGCAGCACTCGGTGGAGATCGTCTCGCCCCGCTACCTTCGCTGGTCCGTGGAGGTGTGGCGCCCCGGCGAGTTCGGCGTGGTGCTCTTCTTCCTCTGCAGCGGCTTCATCATCCCGGCCTCGCTCGAGAAGTATCACTCGCTCAAGCGCTTCTGGGTGGGGCGCGCCTTCCGTCTCTTCCCCCTGTACTGGGCGTGCATCGCGATCATCTGGGCGCTGCACGCCGTGCTGGGCCGGCCAGGGCTCTACGAGAAGATCGTGCAGCACCCGCTGCGCGAGACGCTGGTGAACATGACGATGGTGCAGTACCTCCTCAACCGCCCGCTCATCATCGGCGGCTCGTGGACGCTCGCCTACGAGATGGTCTTCTACATGCTCTGCTCGCTGCTCTTCCTCGCGGGCGCGCACAAGAAGACGGTTCCCCTCACCTTCCTCATGCTGTGCGCGGCGCCCGCGGCGGGCTACCTCGTCCCCACGCTGGTCTTCATGAAGGGCACGCGCACGGGCGCGCTCCTCGCCACCACCGCGTTCACAGCGCTGGCGCTCGCGGGCCTCTGCATGTGGACCGCAAAGCAGGACCGCGGCACCCGCCTCTCGATCGCGCTGCTCTCGGGCACGCTCGTGGCCCTGATCTTCAACCGCTGGCATCCGGGCTACTTCACGTTCAGCCTCCTCGCCACGATGTTCGTGGGCTCGCTGCTCTACCGGTACATGAAGGGCGAGGTCTCGCCGCGCCTCGCGTGGGGCCTCTTCGCCTTCGGCCTCGTCGCGATCTTCACGGCGCAGTTCCTCTACACCCCGGACGAGGTGCAGGAGATCTACGCGCACGCGTTCCACACGTGGCGCCCGGAGGTGGCGACCTTCCTCTCCGCGCACCTCGTGTTCGCGGCGGGCCTGGCGCTGCGCAAGTACGCCTTCCCGCGCGTCATCACCTTCCTCGGCACCATCAGCTACTCGGTGTACCTGATGCACGACGTGGTCATCCACGTGGTGCCGCAGGTGGGCGGCCGGGTCACGACCGTGGCCGTGTGGCTGGCCCTCACGGTGGCGTTCTCCGCCGTCACCTACTACGCGGTGGAGAAGCCCTTCCAGAAGTGGGGCCACCGGCTCGCGCAGAAGGGGCTGGCACCGCGCCCACGTGAGCAGGCGACCGCCGCCAGCTAG
- a CDS encoding ABC-F family ATP-binding cassette domain-containing protein — protein sequence MFTISNVSKAYGPKKLFEDVNVAFSPGRRYGLTGPNGAGKSTFMKILAGDEEADSGTISRPKRLGILRQDHFRYENERVLDVVLMGNAPLWAAMQEKNALLAKAEITEEDGNRLGELEGVIAEEDGYVAESDAAALLQGLGIDESFHEGPMKQLTGGLKLRVLLAQALFGKPQGLLLDEPTNNLDIESIRWLESFLKQFEGVLITISHDRHFLNAICTHIADIDYETIIAYTGGYDDMVHQKSQIRSRVESETAEKQKKIAQLQDFIARFSAGTRASQVQSRAKQIEKLKSEDLKRSNIARPFIRFDQKVPSGKQTLMIEGIAKSYDGEKVIRPFNALVTKGEKICVIGKNAVGKSTLVKMIAGQVEPDAGKIVWGHQASVGYLPQDHHGTIRKGTTVFNWLRDIEEKLSNEEISGILGRMLFSGEERMKPTDTLSGGETVRTLLSKLMMTQDNVLVLDEPTNHLDLESISALAEGLQKYPGTAIVVTHDQELISEVATRIWSLELGKEVVDHNGPYAEFREKYVPEQGQGRRR from the coding sequence ATGTTCACCATCTCCAACGTCTCCAAGGCCTACGGGCCCAAGAAGCTCTTCGAGGACGTGAACGTCGCGTTCTCGCCCGGCCGCCGCTACGGCCTCACCGGCCCCAACGGCGCCGGCAAGTCCACGTTCATGAAGATCCTCGCGGGCGACGAGGAGGCCGACAGCGGCACCATCAGCCGCCCCAAGCGCCTGGGCATCCTGCGCCAGGACCACTTCCGCTACGAGAACGAGCGCGTGCTCGACGTGGTGCTGATGGGCAACGCGCCGCTGTGGGCCGCGATGCAGGAGAAGAACGCGCTGCTCGCCAAGGCTGAAATCACCGAGGAGGACGGCAACCGGCTCGGCGAGCTCGAGGGCGTCATCGCCGAGGAGGACGGCTACGTGGCCGAGAGCGACGCGGCCGCGCTGCTGCAGGGCCTCGGCATCGACGAGAGCTTCCACGAGGGGCCGATGAAGCAGCTCACCGGCGGCCTCAAGCTGCGCGTGCTGCTCGCCCAGGCGCTGTTCGGCAAGCCCCAGGGCCTGCTGCTCGACGAGCCCACCAACAACCTGGACATCGAGTCCATCCGCTGGCTGGAGAGCTTCCTCAAGCAGTTCGAGGGCGTGCTCATCACCATCAGCCACGACCGGCACTTCCTCAACGCCATCTGCACGCACATCGCGGACATCGACTACGAGACCATCATCGCCTACACGGGCGGCTACGACGACATGGTCCACCAGAAGTCGCAGATCCGCAGCCGCGTGGAGAGCGAGACGGCGGAGAAGCAGAAGAAGATCGCCCAGCTGCAGGACTTCATCGCCCGCTTCAGCGCCGGCACGCGCGCGAGCCAGGTGCAGAGCCGCGCGAAGCAGATCGAGAAGCTCAAGAGCGAAGATCTCAAGCGCTCGAACATCGCCCGCCCCTTCATCCGCTTCGACCAGAAGGTGCCCAGCGGCAAGCAGACGCTGATGATCGAGGGGATCGCCAAGAGCTACGACGGCGAGAAGGTCATCCGCCCCTTCAACGCGCTCGTCACCAAGGGCGAGAAGATCTGCGTCATCGGCAAGAACGCGGTCGGCAAGAGCACCCTGGTGAAGATGATCGCCGGGCAGGTGGAGCCGGACGCGGGCAAGATCGTCTGGGGCCACCAGGCCAGCGTGGGCTACCTCCCGCAGGATCACCACGGCACCATCCGCAAGGGCACCACGGTCTTCAACTGGCTGCGCGACATCGAGGAGAAGCTCAGCAACGAGGAGATCTCCGGCATCCTCGGCCGCATGCTCTTCAGCGGCGAGGAGCGCATGAAGCCCACCGACACGCTCTCCGGTGGCGAGACCGTGCGCACCCTGCTCAGCAAGCTGATGATGACCCAGGACAACGTCCTGGTGCTCGACGAGCCCACCAACCACCTGGACCTCGAGAGCATCAGCGCGCTCGCGGAAGGGCTGCAGAAGTACCCCGGCACCGCGATCGTGGTCACCCACGACCAGGAGCTGATCAGCGAGGTGGCCACCCGCATCTGGTCGCTCGAGCTGGGCAAGGAGGTCGTGGACCACAACGGCCCCTACGCCGAGTTCCGCGAGAAGTACGTGCCCGAGCAGGGGCAGGGCCGGCGCCGCTAG
- the tgt gene encoding tRNA guanosine(34) transglycosylase Tgt, whose protein sequence is MPVRFELVTTDPTGARAGVLHTRRGSFPTPIFMPVATHAGFRHLGMEETWATGARILLANTYHLMLRPGADVFRKFGGIHEFMQWPGAVLTDSGGFQIFSLPEDRLITEKGAHFRSFYDNSRQLLSPETSIAMQQAINSEIMMVLDVCIDSTTDEAGTREAMERTHRWALRSLEAKDKVSTGQALFAIVQGGIHPHLRDESAAFLTQHPFDGFAIGGLAVGEGNEDRKSMTLRAARALPQDKPRYLMGVGTPTDLLEAVARGVDMFDCIIPTKMAQQGYAYTFQGLVRTTRQVYRLSDEPLDPTCDCLVCKRYSRGYLQHLMRGKHHLGSRMLSLHNVHHYQVLTWKMRDAILKGSYAQAYRELKESISPAKDLKDLQAVG, encoded by the coding sequence ATGCCCGTCCGCTTCGAACTCGTCACCACCGACCCCACCGGCGCTCGCGCCGGCGTGCTGCACACCCGCCGCGGCTCCTTCCCCACGCCCATCTTCATGCCGGTGGCCACCCACGCGGGCTTCCGGCACCTGGGCATGGAGGAGACGTGGGCCACGGGCGCGCGCATCCTGCTCGCGAACACCTACCACCTGATGCTGCGCCCCGGCGCGGACGTGTTCCGCAAGTTCGGCGGCATCCACGAGTTCATGCAGTGGCCGGGCGCGGTGCTGACGGACTCGGGCGGCTTCCAGATCTTCAGCCTCCCCGAGGACCGGCTCATCACCGAGAAGGGCGCGCACTTCCGCTCCTTCTACGACAACAGCCGCCAGCTGCTCAGCCCCGAGACCAGCATCGCCATGCAGCAGGCGATCAACTCGGAGATCATGATGGTGCTCGACGTCTGCATCGACTCGACCACCGACGAGGCCGGCACGCGCGAGGCGATGGAGCGCACCCACCGCTGGGCGCTGCGCAGCCTGGAGGCGAAGGACAAGGTCTCGACCGGCCAGGCCCTCTTCGCCATCGTGCAGGGCGGCATCCACCCGCACCTGCGCGACGAGAGCGCCGCCTTCCTCACCCAGCACCCCTTCGACGGCTTCGCCATCGGGGGCCTGGCCGTGGGCGAGGGCAACGAGGACCGCAAGAGCATGACCCTGCGCGCCGCGCGCGCGCTGCCGCAGGACAAGCCGCGCTACCTCATGGGCGTGGGCACCCCCACGGACCTGCTCGAGGCGGTGGCGCGCGGCGTGGACATGTTCGACTGCATCATCCCCACCAAGATGGCGCAGCAGGGCTACGCCTACACCTTCCAGGGCCTCGTGCGCACGACGCGCCAGGTGTACCGCCTGAGCGACGAGCCGCTGGACCCGACCTGCGACTGCCTCGTGTGCAAGCGCTACAGCCGCGGCTACCTGCAGCACCTGATGCGCGGCAAGCACCACCTGGGCAGCCGCATGCTCAGCCTCCACAACGTGCACCACTACCAGGTCCTCACCTGGAAGATGCGCGACGCCATCCTCAAGGGCTCCTACGCCCAGGCCTACCGCGAGCTGAAGGAGAGCATCAGCCCGGCGAAGGACCTCAAGGACCTGCAGGCGGTGGGCTAG